Proteins encoded together in one Telopea speciosissima isolate NSW1024214 ecotype Mountain lineage chromosome 4, Tspe_v1, whole genome shotgun sequence window:
- the LOC122658350 gene encoding calmodulin-binding protein 60 B-like isoform X1, whose amino-acid sequence MQRPQTRYLERSNTMNREKRGLDPHDTEEGQHEKKRPALASVIVEALKVDSLQKLCSSLEPILRRVVSEEVERALAKLGPARLNGRSSPKRIEGPDGRNLQLHFRAGLSLPLFTGGKVEGEQGAAIHIVLIDASTGLVVTSGPESSAKLDVVVLEGDFNNEDDDDWTEEDFESHVVKEREGKRPLLTGDLQVTLKEGVGTLGDLTFTDNSSWIRSRKFRLGVKVTSGYCEGIRIREAKTDAFTVKDHRGELYKKHYPPALTDDVWRLEKIGKDGSFHKRLNKAGIHTVEDFLRLIVRDQQKLRTILGSGMSNKMWEVLVDHAKTCVLSGKLYVYYPDDTRSVGIVFNHIYELSGLIAGGQYSSADSLSDSQKLFVDTLVKKAYDNWMHVVEYDGKALLSSKENKRLNSARSEFPMGSVDYGNSFEQQLSLARLPVPAPSEQPIMDTGMAVGVSGYNDNLASRFPTQPQQVNSNTHIQFDGTSFAPQNQMIGDPNQAQVTRNDNNIVGLALGPPLSSASAFQNVGPSVQTTNLSSYDDWSRNRETRVDEFFSEEEIRMRSHEMLENEDMQHLLRIFSMGGHGPVNVTEDGYPSYQSSFLPSPSPNYGYDEERSRSSGKAVVGWLKLKAALRWGIFIRKKAAERRAQLVELDD is encoded by the exons ATGCAGAGGCCCCAGACGAGGTATTTGGAAAGATCAAACACTATGAATAGGGAGAAACGAGGGCTGGATCCGCATGATACTGAAGAGGGACAGCATGAAAAGAAACGTCCTGCACTTGCTAG TGTAATTGTTGAGGCCCTCAAGGTGGATAGTCTGCAGAAACTTTGCTCATCATTGGAGCCTATTCTTCGTAGAGTT GTTAGTGAAGAAGTGGAGCGTGCACTTGCAAAATTAGGTCCTGCTAGGCTTAATGGGAG GTCTTCTCCTAAACGAATAGAAGGGCCTGATGGAAGAAACTTGCAGCTCCACTTCAGGGCTGGGTTGTCACTCCCCCTCTTTACAGGAGGAAAAGTTGAAGGGGAGCAGGGTGCTGCAATCCATATTGTTTTGATTGATGCAAGCACAGGCCTTGTGGTTACATCAGGGCCCGAGTCCTCAGCCAAACTAGATGTTGTTGTGCTTGAAGGTGATTTCaacaatgaagatgatgatgattggACAGAGGAAGACTTTGAAAGCCATGTGGTGAAAGAGCGTGAAGGAAAGAGACCGCTTCTGACTGGGGACTTGCAAGTGACACTGAAGGAAGGTGTAGGAACCCTTGGAGACCTCACATTTACTGACAACTCTAGCTGGATAAGGAGCAGGAAGTTCAGGCTAGGTGTAAAAGTCACCTCAGGCTACTGCGAGGGAATTCGTATTCGTGAGGCAAAAACAGATGCCTTTACTGTTAAGGATCACAGAGGGGAAT TATACAAGAAGCACTATCCACCTGCATTAACAGATGACGTGTGGAGGTTGGAGAAGATTGGCAAGGACGGATCATTCCACAAGAGATTGAACAAGGCTGGAATACACACAGTTGAAGACTTTCTTCGGCTTATTGTCAGAGACCAACAGAAATTGCGGACT ATTCTTGGGAGTGGCATGTCAAATAAGATGTGGGAGGTTCTTGTGGACCATGCCAAGACTTGTGTTCTAAGTGGGAAGCTTTATGTCTATTATCCTGATGACACGAGGAGCGTTGGTATTGTTTTTAACCATATATATGAGCTAAGTGGACTTATCGCAGGTGGACAGTATTCTTCTGCAGATTCTCTGTCTGACAGTCAGAAG CTCTTTGTGGATACCTTGGTGAAGAAGGCATATGACAATTGGATGCATGTTGTTGAGTATGATGGCAAGGCACTGTTAAGCTCTAAGGAGAACAAAAGGTTGAACTCTGCTCGAAGTGAATTTCCGATGGGCTCAGTCGATTATGGCAACTCATTTGAACAGCAACTCTCGCTCGCACGTCTACCTGTTCCTGCTCCTTCAGAGCAGCCTATAATGGATACAGGCATGGCCGTTGGGG tttcagGATATAATGATAATCTGGCATCTCGATTCCCTACACAGCCCCAGCAAGTAAACTCCAATACCCATATCCAGTTTGATGGTACTTCCTTTGCCCCACAGAACCAGATGATTGGAGATCCAAACCAGGCCCAAGTAACGAGAAATGATAATAACATTGTTGGACTGGCTCTGGGGCCACCACTTTCATCGGCATCTGCTTTCCAGAATGTTGGTCCATCTGTCCAAACAACTAATCTTTCTTCTTATGATGATTGGTCCCGTAACCGCGAAACCAGAGTTGATGAATTCTTCTCAGAGGAAGAAATCCGCATGAGAAGTCATGAGATGCTTGAGAATGAAGACATGCAGCATCTGCTTCGAATCTTCAGCATGGGAGGCCACGGCCCCGTTAATGTAACTGAGGATGGGTACCCTTCTTATCAATCATCGTTCCTGCCATCCCCATCGCCGAACTACGGTTATGATGAAGAACGGTCCCGCTCATCTGGCAAAGCTGTTGTAGGATGGCTCAAGCTCAAGGCAGCCCTGAGGTGGGGTATTTTTATCAGGAAGAAAGCGGCTGAAAGGCGAGCTCAGCTTGTTGAGTTGGATGATTAG
- the LOC122658350 gene encoding calmodulin-binding protein 60 B-like isoform X2, giving the protein MQRPQTRYLERSNTMNREKRGLDPHDTEEGQHEKKRPALASVIVEALKVDSLQKLCSSLEPILRRVVSEEVERALAKLGPARLNGRSSPKRIEGPDGRNLQLHFRAGLSLPLFTGGKVEGEQGAAIHIVLIDASTGLVVTSGPESSAKLDVVVLEGDFNNEDDDDWTEEDFESHVVKEREGKRPLLTGDLQVTLKEGVGTLGDLTFTDNSSWIRSRKFRLGVKVTSGYCEGIRIREAKTDAFTVKDHRGELYKKHYPPALTDDVWRLEKIGKDGSFHKRLNKAGIHTVEDFLRLIVRDQQKLRTILGSGMSNKMWEVLVDHAKTCVLSGKLYVYYPDDTRSVGIVFNHIYELSGLIAGGQYSSADSLSDSQKLFVDTLVKKAYDNWMHVVEYDGKALLSSKENKRLNSARSEFPMGSVDYGNSFEQQLSLARLPVPAPSEQPIMDTGMAVGGYNDNLASRFPTQPQQVNSNTHIQFDGTSFAPQNQMIGDPNQAQVTRNDNNIVGLALGPPLSSASAFQNVGPSVQTTNLSSYDDWSRNRETRVDEFFSEEEIRMRSHEMLENEDMQHLLRIFSMGGHGPVNVTEDGYPSYQSSFLPSPSPNYGYDEERSRSSGKAVVGWLKLKAALRWGIFIRKKAAERRAQLVELDD; this is encoded by the exons ATGCAGAGGCCCCAGACGAGGTATTTGGAAAGATCAAACACTATGAATAGGGAGAAACGAGGGCTGGATCCGCATGATACTGAAGAGGGACAGCATGAAAAGAAACGTCCTGCACTTGCTAG TGTAATTGTTGAGGCCCTCAAGGTGGATAGTCTGCAGAAACTTTGCTCATCATTGGAGCCTATTCTTCGTAGAGTT GTTAGTGAAGAAGTGGAGCGTGCACTTGCAAAATTAGGTCCTGCTAGGCTTAATGGGAG GTCTTCTCCTAAACGAATAGAAGGGCCTGATGGAAGAAACTTGCAGCTCCACTTCAGGGCTGGGTTGTCACTCCCCCTCTTTACAGGAGGAAAAGTTGAAGGGGAGCAGGGTGCTGCAATCCATATTGTTTTGATTGATGCAAGCACAGGCCTTGTGGTTACATCAGGGCCCGAGTCCTCAGCCAAACTAGATGTTGTTGTGCTTGAAGGTGATTTCaacaatgaagatgatgatgattggACAGAGGAAGACTTTGAAAGCCATGTGGTGAAAGAGCGTGAAGGAAAGAGACCGCTTCTGACTGGGGACTTGCAAGTGACACTGAAGGAAGGTGTAGGAACCCTTGGAGACCTCACATTTACTGACAACTCTAGCTGGATAAGGAGCAGGAAGTTCAGGCTAGGTGTAAAAGTCACCTCAGGCTACTGCGAGGGAATTCGTATTCGTGAGGCAAAAACAGATGCCTTTACTGTTAAGGATCACAGAGGGGAAT TATACAAGAAGCACTATCCACCTGCATTAACAGATGACGTGTGGAGGTTGGAGAAGATTGGCAAGGACGGATCATTCCACAAGAGATTGAACAAGGCTGGAATACACACAGTTGAAGACTTTCTTCGGCTTATTGTCAGAGACCAACAGAAATTGCGGACT ATTCTTGGGAGTGGCATGTCAAATAAGATGTGGGAGGTTCTTGTGGACCATGCCAAGACTTGTGTTCTAAGTGGGAAGCTTTATGTCTATTATCCTGATGACACGAGGAGCGTTGGTATTGTTTTTAACCATATATATGAGCTAAGTGGACTTATCGCAGGTGGACAGTATTCTTCTGCAGATTCTCTGTCTGACAGTCAGAAG CTCTTTGTGGATACCTTGGTGAAGAAGGCATATGACAATTGGATGCATGTTGTTGAGTATGATGGCAAGGCACTGTTAAGCTCTAAGGAGAACAAAAGGTTGAACTCTGCTCGAAGTGAATTTCCGATGGGCTCAGTCGATTATGGCAACTCATTTGAACAGCAACTCTCGCTCGCACGTCTACCTGTTCCTGCTCCTTCAGAGCAGCCTATAATGGATACAGGCATGGCCGTTGGGG GATATAATGATAATCTGGCATCTCGATTCCCTACACAGCCCCAGCAAGTAAACTCCAATACCCATATCCAGTTTGATGGTACTTCCTTTGCCCCACAGAACCAGATGATTGGAGATCCAAACCAGGCCCAAGTAACGAGAAATGATAATAACATTGTTGGACTGGCTCTGGGGCCACCACTTTCATCGGCATCTGCTTTCCAGAATGTTGGTCCATCTGTCCAAACAACTAATCTTTCTTCTTATGATGATTGGTCCCGTAACCGCGAAACCAGAGTTGATGAATTCTTCTCAGAGGAAGAAATCCGCATGAGAAGTCATGAGATGCTTGAGAATGAAGACATGCAGCATCTGCTTCGAATCTTCAGCATGGGAGGCCACGGCCCCGTTAATGTAACTGAGGATGGGTACCCTTCTTATCAATCATCGTTCCTGCCATCCCCATCGCCGAACTACGGTTATGATGAAGAACGGTCCCGCTCATCTGGCAAAGCTGTTGTAGGATGGCTCAAGCTCAAGGCAGCCCTGAGGTGGGGTATTTTTATCAGGAAGAAAGCGGCTGAAAGGCGAGCTCAGCTTGTTGAGTTGGATGATTAG